In Bradyrhizobium lablabi, one DNA window encodes the following:
- a CDS encoding FecR family protein codes for MNLRHCVVSLAALCLIAGLAASPAHAQARVGEAVIIKNEVVSVAGSATNPINVGDGVLRDEVVRTGADSAARLVMADSTNLSLGPSATITLDRTVFNDEHSYRDIAIRLTTGAFRFVTGHSEKTAYKITTPLATIGVRGTILDILSRRGTTMVGLLEGASLVCAIGGPCIDLTQPGDTAVITSTGGRVTIRKTNSPPWTFASTCAAAAGLCTITDFADATPAPAVTPPVDDGNDPNGALCGR; via the coding sequence ATGAACTTGCGTCACTGCGTTGTTTCTCTCGCCGCGCTTTGCCTCATTGCAGGGCTTGCGGCAAGTCCCGCTCACGCGCAGGCGCGGGTCGGCGAAGCGGTCATCATCAAGAATGAAGTCGTCAGCGTCGCAGGATCTGCGACCAACCCGATCAATGTCGGCGACGGCGTGCTGCGCGACGAGGTCGTGCGCACCGGCGCCGACAGCGCGGCGCGGCTGGTGATGGCCGACAGCACTAATCTGTCGCTCGGCCCCAGTGCGACGATCACGCTCGACCGCACCGTTTTCAACGACGAGCACAGCTATCGCGACATCGCTATCAGGCTGACGACCGGCGCGTTTCGCTTCGTCACCGGGCACTCGGAGAAGACCGCCTACAAGATCACCACGCCATTGGCGACCATCGGTGTGCGCGGCACCATCCTCGATATTCTGTCGCGGCGCGGCACGACCATGGTGGGGCTGCTGGAGGGCGCCTCGCTGGTCTGCGCGATCGGCGGTCCATGTATCGACCTGACCCAGCCCGGCGATACCGCTGTGATCACCTCGACCGGCGGCCGGGTGACGATCCGCAAGACCAATAGCCCGCCATGGACCTTCGCCTCGACCTGCGCCGCGGCCGCCGGGCTTTGCACCATCACGGACTTTGCCGATGCCACGCCCGCGCCCGCGGTGACCCCGCCGGTCGATGACGGCAACGATCCTAACGGCGCGTTGTGTGGGCGTTGA
- a CDS encoding phospholipid carrier-dependent glycosyltransferase — MQRHRTVNTERVPSIPKISTAQTVLIVAIIFLVAHVALLAGATTPDKFYFDEVHYVPAARQMLEPVMSEPMLNPMHPPLAKQLIALSIRSFGDGPLGWRYPAVLFGSLAIVAIYLCGLALFAARGPAIAAALLAFFNQMVFVQSRIAMLDIFALAFSLLAIAAFIHGFRKSHPQHSFALAGIGFGLAAACKWSGLFALATSIVIVAAIRLMQSWRARFADGNALDWYRPDLWPGFRFYHFAACFVLIPALVYFATFVPLYGLSLPDLVEAQRRIFSDNTTTAIAGHTYMSAWPSWPFLLRPVWYLFEKVGDDRIAAIVFLGNPLVLWPALPALAVCLRDWVVSRRADAFLILSFYFGPYLAWALLPRTLGFLYYYLPSATLASLALVYALTRGNNPRWLLWAFVALAAAGFAVMLPISAGFVGTSLDTFNRLMLFQNWI, encoded by the coding sequence ATGCAACGCCATCGAACCGTGAACACCGAACGCGTACCCTCTATTCCCAAAATTTCGACCGCGCAGACCGTCCTTATTGTCGCCATAATTTTCTTGGTCGCGCATGTTGCTCTGCTGGCCGGCGCGACCACGCCGGATAAATTCTATTTCGACGAAGTACATTATGTGCCGGCCGCGCGGCAGATGCTCGAACCGGTGATGTCCGAGCCGATGCTCAATCCGATGCATCCGCCGTTGGCAAAACAGCTGATCGCATTGTCAATCCGGAGCTTCGGCGATGGGCCGCTCGGCTGGCGCTATCCGGCGGTGCTGTTCGGATCGCTCGCGATCGTCGCGATTTATCTCTGTGGTCTCGCGCTGTTTGCCGCGCGAGGCCCGGCTATTGCCGCGGCGCTACTCGCCTTCTTCAACCAGATGGTGTTCGTGCAGTCGCGGATCGCGATGCTGGATATTTTCGCGCTCGCCTTCAGCCTGTTGGCCATTGCGGCGTTCATCCACGGCTTCCGGAAATCGCACCCGCAACATAGCTTCGCGCTCGCGGGCATCGGCTTCGGCCTTGCGGCCGCCTGCAAATGGAGCGGGCTGTTCGCGCTCGCGACCTCTATCGTCATCGTCGCGGCGATCCGCCTGATGCAGAGCTGGCGCGCGCGGTTTGCCGATGGCAACGCGCTCGACTGGTACCGACCGGATCTATGGCCCGGTTTTCGATTTTATCATTTCGCGGCGTGCTTCGTGCTGATCCCTGCGCTGGTTTATTTCGCGACCTTCGTTCCGCTCTACGGCTTGTCGCTTCCGGACCTCGTCGAAGCGCAGCGCCGGATCTTTTCCGATAACACCACGACCGCGATCGCCGGCCACACCTACATGAGCGCGTGGCCGTCCTGGCCATTTCTGCTGCGGCCGGTCTGGTATCTCTTCGAGAAGGTCGGCGACGACCGGATTGCGGCGATCGTTTTTCTCGGCAATCCGCTGGTGCTGTGGCCGGCCTTGCCGGCGCTCGCGGTCTGCCTGCGCGACTGGGTCGTCAGCCGCCGCGCCGATGCGTTCCTGATCCTGTCGTTTTATTTCGGCCCGTATCTGGCATGGGCGCTGCTGCCGCGGACGCTCGGATTCCTTTATTATTATCTGCCGTCGGCGACCCTTGCGAGTCTCGCGCTGGTCTACGCGCTCACGCGCGGCAACAACCCGCGCTGGCTGTTATGGGCCTTTGTCGCCCTGGCGGCCGCGGGCTTTGCGGTAATGCTGCCGATCTCGGCTGGCTTTGTGGGGACGTCGTTGGATACGTTCAACCGCCTGATGCTTTTCCAGAACTGGATTTGA
- a CDS encoding OmpA family protein has product MTSYLRLYGLKAITLGAALSMTAGLAIAGDNNVTADQIIHALQPKPVTRGLSIGAPQVDPSVKAKEISFLQTVRGRKTRSLSLGEREEIAEIAATKPNIDLDIQFDYNSDKITQTSMPSVQALGQALTNANLKGSTFVVAGHTDAIGGDAYNQDLSERRAETIKRYLTEKYGIAGTDLVTVGYGKTKPKDPNAPMDPINRRVQVVNMDTKTASK; this is encoded by the coding sequence ATGACCAGCTATCTCAGACTTTACGGTTTAAAAGCGATTACGCTCGGTGCCGCGCTGTCGATGACGGCGGGCCTTGCCATTGCCGGCGACAATAACGTCACGGCGGATCAAATCATTCACGCGCTGCAGCCGAAGCCGGTGACGCGCGGCCTGTCGATCGGCGCGCCGCAGGTGGACCCCTCGGTCAAAGCCAAGGAGATCAGCTTCCTGCAGACCGTGCGCGGCCGGAAGACCCGGTCGCTGTCGCTCGGCGAACGCGAAGAGATCGCCGAGATCGCCGCGACCAAGCCGAACATCGATCTCGATATCCAGTTCGACTACAACTCGGACAAGATCACCCAGACCTCGATGCCGTCGGTACAGGCGCTCGGCCAGGCGCTCACCAATGCCAACCTCAAGGGTTCGACCTTCGTGGTCGCCGGCCATACCGATGCGATCGGCGGCGACGCCTACAACCAGGATCTTTCGGAGCGCCGCGCCGAAACCATCAAGCGTTATCTGACCGAGAAATACGGCATCGCCGGCACCGATCTCGTCACCGTCGGCTATGGCAAGACCAAGCCGAAGGATCCGAACGCGCCGATGGACCCGATCAACCGCCGCGTTCAGGTCGTCAATATGGACACCAAGACCGCATCGAAGTGA
- a CDS encoding type II toxin-antitoxin system RelE/ParE family toxin, with translation MTERPQPKPCFFVGSSRKDLRRFPAKVQNRLGFGLFMVQEGDEPAAAKALKGFGGRAVLELVDDFDGNTCRAVYTVRFAEVVYVLHAFQKKAKKGVATPLQDIELIKSRLRDTEHHYRAQRK, from the coding sequence GTGACCGAACGGCCCCAACCGAAACCCTGTTTCTTTGTTGGCTCCAGCCGCAAAGACCTTAGGCGGTTCCCGGCCAAGGTGCAGAATCGGTTGGGCTTCGGTTTATTCATGGTGCAGGAGGGCGATGAGCCCGCGGCCGCGAAGGCGCTGAAAGGATTCGGCGGCCGCGCTGTTCTAGAGTTGGTCGACGATTTCGACGGCAACACGTGCCGGGCGGTTTACACCGTGCGTTTTGCCGAGGTGGTTTACGTGCTGCACGCGTTTCAGAAGAAGGCCAAAAAGGGCGTCGCCACACCCTTGCAAGATATCGAGCTCATTAAGTCGCGCCTGCGTGATACGGAACATCACTACCGCGCCCAGCGAAAATAA
- a CDS encoding helix-turn-helix domain-containing protein has product MTKRKTEVYEGSGNVFADLGLPNSEERLLKASIVSELHRLIKQRGLTQVKAAKLIGIYQPDLSLLLRGDFDDYSVGRLMKMLTAFEQDIEIVMKPNRKAGKPGRITFKSAAA; this is encoded by the coding sequence ATGACAAAACGCAAAACCGAAGTTTACGAAGGTAGTGGTAACGTGTTCGCCGACCTGGGGCTGCCGAATTCCGAAGAGCGGCTCTTGAAGGCTAGCATCGTGAGTGAGCTGCACCGACTGATCAAACAGCGCGGGCTTACGCAAGTGAAAGCAGCCAAACTCATCGGCATCTATCAGCCCGACCTGTCACTTCTCCTGCGTGGCGATTTCGACGATTATTCGGTGGGACGGCTGATGAAGATGCTCACTGCGTTCGAACAAGACATCGAGATTGTCATGAAGCCCAACCGGAAGGCCGGAAAACCTGGGCGTATCACGTTCAAATCCGCGGCAGCGTGA
- a CDS encoding caspase family protein translates to MRFLIAALSVTGLLFSADAALADKRVAFVVGNSAYKNVAPLPNPAVDAKSMAKLLRNVGFDVVEGSNLTRDKMTERLLEFGKKAEGADIALFYYAGHGIAVNGSNYLLPVDADLKSEMDVKLGAAINVDVTLEQTMADAKVKLVFFDACRDNPFTARIRSAKATRSVSVESGLAEMKSGEGTLIAFATGPGQTALDGEVGTNSPFTRALLANIATPGAEIQQAMTKVRAQVNEETNKNQLPWGHTNLIGSVYLNPVATPDTPAVAPNTPAVTTGPASEVELEFWRSIKDSNKPEELNAYLTNYPNGTFKSLALARIASLQDGPSTATRNLTTGIDPATFTEEADQIAEDQLGLDKGQRRDVQRRLTGLGFDTKVTGKFDETTRAVITRWQAARGYPKTGFVNALQLKALQSEIVSSRVASSDDSSDDEPVHHAGHHSGGGGGGRHYSRGGGGGPGAFFGGMMGGLFRR, encoded by the coding sequence ATGCGCTTCTTGATCGCAGCACTGTCAGTGACGGGACTTCTGTTCAGCGCCGACGCGGCCTTGGCCGACAAGCGCGTCGCCTTCGTGGTTGGCAACAGCGCCTATAAGAACGTGGCGCCGCTTCCGAACCCGGCGGTCGATGCCAAATCGATGGCAAAGCTTCTGCGCAATGTCGGTTTCGACGTCGTCGAAGGCTCAAACCTCACCCGCGACAAGATGACGGAGCGGTTGCTCGAGTTCGGCAAGAAGGCCGAAGGCGCCGATATCGCGCTGTTCTATTATGCCGGCCACGGCATCGCCGTTAACGGCAGCAATTATCTGTTGCCGGTCGACGCCGATCTCAAATCCGAAATGGACGTCAAGCTTGGCGCTGCCATCAATGTCGATGTCACGCTGGAGCAGACCATGGCGGACGCCAAGGTCAAGCTGGTGTTCTTCGACGCCTGCCGCGACAATCCGTTCACGGCGAGGATCCGTTCCGCCAAGGCTACCCGCAGCGTCTCGGTTGAATCGGGCCTCGCTGAAATGAAATCCGGCGAAGGCACGCTGATCGCCTTCGCGACCGGTCCCGGACAGACCGCGCTAGACGGCGAAGTCGGCACCAACAGCCCCTTCACCCGCGCGCTGCTCGCCAATATCGCAACCCCGGGCGCCGAGATCCAGCAGGCCATGACCAAGGTCCGCGCCCAGGTCAACGAGGAGACCAACAAGAATCAATTGCCCTGGGGCCACACCAACCTGATTGGTTCGGTCTATCTCAATCCGGTTGCCACTCCGGATACGCCGGCCGTGGCGCCGAACACGCCGGCCGTCACCACCGGTCCGGCCTCGGAAGTTGAGCTCGAGTTCTGGCGCTCGATCAAGGACTCCAACAAGCCGGAAGAACTCAACGCCTATCTCACCAACTATCCGAACGGGACCTTCAAGTCGCTGGCGCTGGCCCGCATCGCTTCGCTGCAGGACGGCCCCTCGACCGCGACCCGCAACCTGACCACCGGGATCGATCCCGCAACCTTCACCGAGGAAGCCGACCAGATCGCGGAAGACCAGCTCGGCCTCGACAAGGGTCAGCGCCGCGACGTGCAGCGCCGCCTCACCGGCCTCGGCTTCGACACCAAGGTCACCGGCAAGTTCGATGAAACCACCCGCGCCGTGATCACCCGCTGGCAGGCCGCGCGCGGCTATCCCAAGACCGGTTTTGTCAATGCGCTGCAGCTCAAGGCGCTGCAGTCAGAGATCGTGTCGAGCCGTGTTGCTTCCTCCGATGATTCCTCCGACGACGAGCCGGTGCACCACGCCGGTCACCACTCCGGCGGCGGAGGCGGCGGCCGTCACTATTCTCGCGGCGGCGGTGGCGGACCCGGTGCTTTCTTCGGCGGCATGATGGGTGGGCTGTTCCGCAGGTGA
- a CDS encoding winged helix-turn-helix domain-containing protein, with protein MPTTIKLHPLTKIQARRIWLRAQRLDSQAPFGEGPRATAAAVGHLGYVQIDTINVIERSHHHILWNRIPAYQRADLRQAQSVEKSVFEYWTHALSYVPTNDLRFFIPAMKHHQREGHKWLASVKPADLRKVMRLIRRDGALTIRDIDDDVLVDKEHLWASRKPSKRALQLLFYQGRLTISERIGMLKTYELMARHFGWDEPPKGASPRELAGYLLDRALRAQGVVSLDSICHLDAPSKPQVRRLIDARLRRGELVPVALDGAGKQEHWAEPATLEGIGGEAGALVHILSPFDPLIIQRKRTHLFFDYEHRFEAYVPKEKRVFGYFALPVVVGENIVAALDLKTDRKSKKLLVQQWSWVGNGKKTGARKELKRRIEEELHRFERFQLAE; from the coding sequence ATGCCCACTACGATCAAACTTCATCCCCTGACCAAGATTCAAGCCCGGCGGATCTGGTTGCGCGCGCAGCGGCTCGATTCGCAAGCGCCGTTCGGCGAGGGACCGCGGGCGACCGCGGCCGCGGTCGGCCATCTCGGCTATGTCCAGATCGACACCATCAATGTCATCGAGCGCTCTCACCACCATATTCTGTGGAACAGGATTCCGGCCTACCAGCGCGCCGATCTGCGCCAGGCCCAGAGTGTCGAGAAAAGCGTGTTCGAATATTGGACCCATGCGCTGTCTTACGTGCCGACAAACGACCTGCGCTTCTTCATTCCGGCCATGAAACACCACCAGCGCGAAGGCCATAAATGGCTCGCGTCGGTCAAGCCGGCCGATTTGCGCAAGGTCATGCGATTGATCCGGCGTGACGGCGCGCTGACCATCCGCGACATCGACGACGACGTGCTGGTGGACAAGGAGCATTTGTGGGCGAGCCGCAAGCCGTCGAAACGGGCGCTGCAGCTTTTGTTCTACCAGGGCCGGCTCACGATCTCCGAACGCATCGGCATGTTGAAAACCTATGAGCTGATGGCCCGGCATTTCGGCTGGGACGAGCCGCCAAAGGGCGCGTCGCCGCGCGAGCTCGCCGGCTACTTGCTCGACCGCGCGCTGCGCGCCCAGGGCGTCGTCAGCCTCGATTCGATCTGCCATCTCGACGCGCCGAGCAAGCCGCAGGTCCGCCGCCTGATCGACGCACGCCTTCGCCGCGGCGAGCTGGTGCCGGTCGCGCTGGACGGCGCGGGCAAGCAGGAGCATTGGGCCGAGCCCGCGACGCTGGAAGGTATCGGCGGCGAGGCTGGCGCGCTGGTCCATATCCTCTCGCCGTTCGATCCGCTGATCATCCAGCGCAAGCGCACGCATCTGTTCTTCGACTACGAACATCGTTTCGAGGCCTATGTCCCGAAAGAAAAGCGCGTGTTCGGCTATTTCGCGCTGCCGGTTGTGGTGGGCGAGAACATCGTCGCCGCGCTCGATCTCAAGACCGACCGCAAGAGCAAAAAATTGCTGGTGCAGCAGTGGAGCTGGGTCGGGAACGGCAAAAAGACCGGCGCGCGGAAGGAGCTAAAGCGCCGCATCGAGGAGGAGCTGCACCGGTTCGAGCGGTTTCAGCTCGCGGAGTGA
- a CDS encoding DUF2809 domain-containing protein: MDTISNRLPPDRTSRAILPVRACLCLSIIICGLALRGLGLRLGLPALFVKYGGSVLWGTMVFFLVAIAGPNLSRQRIALISAVIAICVELFRLVHSPWLDAFRLTLAGALLLGRIFSPWDMLAYGVGIVLGMLLDRVGTSSAQKAPHSAS, from the coding sequence ATGGACACAATTTCAAATCGCCTGCCGCCGGATCGCACGTCTCGGGCCATCTTGCCCGTCCGCGCCTGCCTTTGCCTGTCGATCATTATCTGCGGCCTCGCCTTGCGCGGATTAGGGCTTCGCCTCGGGCTGCCGGCGCTTTTCGTCAAATACGGCGGCTCCGTGCTGTGGGGGACCATGGTCTTCTTCCTGGTCGCGATCGCGGGTCCAAATCTGTCACGGCAGAGGATCGCTTTGATCTCAGCCGTGATCGCGATCTGCGTCGAACTGTTCCGGCTGGTTCACAGCCCCTGGCTCGATGCCTTTCGGCTGACGCTAGCGGGCGCGCTGCTGCTCGGCCGTATCTTCTCGCCATGGGACATGCTTGCCTACGGTGTCGGCATCGTTTTGGGCATGCTGCTCGACCGCGTTGGAACTTCTTCAGCGCAAAAGGCCCCTCACTCCGCGAGCTGA
- a CDS encoding LysR substrate-binding domain-containing protein, with protein sequence MELRHLRYFVAVAEEGSLTVAAQKRLHTAQPSLSRQIHDLELELGVQLLIRGPRGIDLTAAGRVFLDHARVALLQVEAASEAARRAAQPARTSFAIGFLTGYEMDWLPAVMGILRAELPSTEVVIHSQDSPDLAAGLIRGKIDLAFLRPEKQAPGLKFRLLRKDPLIVLMPRDHALTARNSIRPQDIAGETFISVSPLRAPTAWTAIDDYIKRVGIALKPDHQAENLAMAISLVASTGGVCLLPLYAQNLLPETVVSRPIQGAQPMVDLVIGYNEANTSPLLKFLLSKVDELKFRVSKAE encoded by the coding sequence ATGGAGCTTCGACACCTTCGTTACTTCGTCGCCGTGGCCGAGGAAGGCAGCCTGACGGTGGCCGCGCAAAAGCGGCTGCATACCGCGCAGCCATCGCTGAGCCGGCAGATCCACGATCTCGAACTGGAGCTCGGCGTTCAGCTATTGATCCGCGGGCCGCGCGGCATAGACCTGACCGCGGCGGGGCGGGTGTTCCTCGATCATGCGCGGGTGGCGCTGTTGCAGGTCGAGGCGGCCTCCGAGGCGGCGCGGCGGGCGGCGCAACCGGCGCGGACGTCTTTTGCGATCGGGTTTTTGACCGGCTACGAGATGGATTGGCTTCCGGCTGTCATGGGCATCCTGCGCGCCGAACTGCCCTCCACAGAAGTCGTCATCCACAGCCAGGATTCGCCCGATCTCGCGGCCGGTCTGATCCGCGGCAAGATCGACCTGGCTTTTTTGCGTCCGGAGAAGCAGGCGCCCGGTCTGAAGTTCAGGCTTTTGAGAAAGGACCCGCTGATCGTGCTGATGCCGCGCGATCACGCGCTGACCGCGCGCAACTCGATCCGTCCGCAGGACATCGCGGGGGAGACTTTTATCAGCGTATCCCCGCTTCGGGCGCCGACCGCGTGGACTGCCATCGATGATTATATCAAGCGCGTCGGCATCGCCCTGAAGCCTGACCATCAGGCCGAGAATCTGGCGATGGCGATTTCGCTGGTCGCCTCCACCGGCGGCGTCTGCTTGCTACCCCTGTATGCCCAAAACCTGCTGCCGGAGACGGTCGTCAGCCGGCCGATCCAGGGCGCGCAGCCGATGGTCGACCTCGTGATCGGCTACAACGAGGCCAACACGTCGCCGCTGTTGAAATTTCTCTTGTCCAAAGTCGATGAGCTGAAGTTTCGGGTATCAAAAGCCGAGTGA
- a CDS encoding SDR family NAD(P)-dependent oxidoreductase, with amino-acid sequence MTNQIVLITGALTGIGRATATAFARDGASLVVSGRRDDEGQRLVTELRALGVEAEFVRADVRHESEVQNLVDKTVARFGRLDVAVNNAGTEGKPGPVTEQTAESFAAAFDTNVLGVLLSMKHELRVMQAQGAGSIVNLSSSMGHRGAPNASLYTASKHAVEGLTKSAALEAAAFGVRVNAVAPGPVETAMLDRFTGSAERKAGLVAGVPLKRAGRPEEIADAIVFASSAKASFITGQIIDVNGGKTAA; translated from the coding sequence ATGACCAATCAGATTGTCCTGATCACAGGCGCTCTCACCGGTATAGGCCGCGCCACCGCGACTGCCTTCGCCCGCGACGGCGCCAGCCTTGTCGTTTCGGGCCGCCGCGATGACGAAGGCCAGCGGCTTGTCACCGAATTGCGCGCGCTCGGCGTGGAAGCGGAATTCGTTCGTGCCGACGTTCGCCACGAGAGCGAGGTGCAAAATCTGGTCGACAAGACGGTGGCGCGGTTCGGCCGTCTCGACGTCGCCGTCAACAATGCCGGCACCGAAGGCAAGCCCGGCCCGGTCACCGAACAGACCGCGGAGAGTTTTGCCGCCGCCTTCGACACCAATGTGCTCGGCGTGCTCTTGAGCATGAAGCACGAATTGCGCGTGATGCAGGCGCAGGGCGCCGGCAGCATCGTCAACCTGTCGTCGTCCATGGGCCATCGCGGCGCGCCCAACGCATCGCTCTATACCGCCAGCAAGCACGCCGTCGAAGGATTGACGAAATCCGCAGCCCTTGAAGCCGCCGCGTTCGGTGTCCGTGTCAACGCGGTCGCGCCCGGCCCGGTCGAGACCGCGATGCTCGATCGCTTCACCGGCAGCGCCGAGCGGAAGGCTGGCCTTGTCGCAGGCGTGCCGTTGAAACGCGCGGGCCGGCCGGAAGAGATCGCCGACGCCATCGTGTTCGCAAGCTCGGCCAAGGCATCGTTCATCACCGGCCAGATCATCGACGTCAACGGCGGCAAGACCGCCGCGTAA
- a CDS encoding SDR family NAD(P)-dependent oxidoreductase gives MSDLISRTALVTGASRGIGRATARALAAAGARVIVHYRNAAEEAEALVKEIRADGGRADAVAADLAAPDGAHKVAAEVRKLVVGQLDILVANAGVATAAAIEDQSVEEFDRMFAVNVRAPFFLVQQLLPLFGEGSSIVLLSSLAARASVGLLPAYAATKGAIDTLVKHFAALLGPRGIRVNAVAPGVIDTDMSKFARTDEGRQFTLGMQALQRIGHPDEVADVIAFVASDAARWVTGDTIQVGGGSKL, from the coding sequence ATGAGTGATCTCATCAGCAGAACCGCTCTTGTCACCGGCGCATCGCGCGGCATCGGCCGCGCCACCGCCCGCGCGTTGGCCGCAGCCGGTGCGCGTGTCATCGTTCACTACCGCAACGCCGCCGAGGAGGCGGAGGCGCTGGTCAAGGAGATCCGCGCCGACGGCGGGCGGGCAGACGCGGTGGCCGCCGATCTCGCCGCGCCCGATGGCGCGCACAAGGTGGCGGCGGAAGTCCGCAAACTCGTCGTTGGTCAGCTCGATATCCTGGTTGCCAATGCCGGCGTCGCGACCGCCGCTGCCATCGAGGACCAGAGCGTCGAGGAGTTCGATCGCATGTTCGCCGTCAACGTCCGCGCGCCGTTCTTCCTGGTGCAGCAATTGCTGCCGCTGTTCGGCGAGGGTTCCAGCATCGTGCTTTTGTCGTCGCTGGCGGCGCGGGCGTCGGTCGGCCTGTTGCCGGCTTACGCCGCCACCAAGGGCGCGATCGATACGCTGGTGAAACATTTTGCGGCGCTGTTGGGCCCGCGCGGCATTCGCGTCAATGCGGTGGCGCCCGGCGTGATCGACACCGACATGTCGAAATTCGCCAGAACCGACGAAGGCCGGCAGTTCACACTCGGCATGCAGGCATTGCAGCGCATCGGGCATCCCGACGAGGTCGCCGACGTCATTGCCTTCGTGGCGTCCGATGCGGCGCGCTGGGTCACCGGCGACACCATCCAGGTCGGCGGCGGCTCGAAACTCTGA
- a CDS encoding glutathione S-transferase family protein, translating into MKLYQSNASPNSRRVRIFLAEKGISMPIVPVDLGAREQFSDAYAAINPRRVVPTLVLDDGTAIGEVPAILRYLEEIHPEPPLLGVTPKNKALVAMWERRAELEGFAAAMEAVRNAVPALKNRAIAGPHDYEQIPALIERSRKRVINFYADFNTRLADVPLVAGDSFSVADITAIVTVDFATKAAGLPIADEHTALKRWYDLISARASMGA; encoded by the coding sequence ATGAAGCTTTATCAATCAAACGCGTCGCCGAATTCCCGCCGGGTGAGGATCTTTCTCGCGGAGAAGGGGATTTCGATGCCGATCGTGCCGGTCGATCTCGGCGCGCGTGAGCAGTTTTCGGACGCCTACGCCGCGATCAATCCGCGCCGGGTCGTTCCGACGCTGGTCTTGGACGACGGCACCGCGATCGGCGAAGTGCCGGCGATCCTGCGCTATCTCGAGGAAATCCATCCCGAGCCGCCACTGCTCGGAGTGACACCGAAGAACAAGGCGCTGGTTGCGATGTGGGAGCGGCGCGCCGAACTGGAAGGATTTGCGGCCGCGATGGAAGCGGTTCGAAACGCTGTTCCCGCTCTCAAGAACCGCGCCATCGCCGGACCGCATGACTATGAGCAGATCCCGGCGCTGATCGAGCGAAGCCGAAAGCGCGTGATAAATTTCTACGCCGATTTCAATACCCGGCTCGCCGATGTGCCGCTTGTGGCCGGAGACTCGTTTTCGGTCGCCGACATTACCGCGATCGTCACCGTCGATTTCGCAACCAAGGCGGCCGGCCTTCCGATCGCGGACGAGCATACGGCCTTGAAGCGCTGGTATGATCTGATCTCGGCCCGCGCCAGCATGGGCGCGTAG